The following proteins are encoded in a genomic region of Euhalothece natronophila Z-M001:
- a CDS encoding DUF3368 domain-containing protein produces MADHPAINTSPLIFLTKGNYLSLLQVLSEKIIVPEIVATEIKAYGESDITAQAVAKTDWLLVTKTPPIPNLIQSWDLGAGESAVLSWGYFHSNTEVILDDLMARRCANALKIPVRGTLGIVLLAKQRGAIPSARPILAT; encoded by the coding sequence ATGGCTGATCACCCTGCAATTAATACTTCTCCTTTGATTTTTTTAACAAAAGGAAATTATTTATCTTTATTACAGGTGCTAAGTGAGAAAATAATTGTCCCTGAAATTGTAGCCACTGAGATTAAAGCCTATGGAGAATCAGATATTACCGCTCAAGCTGTTGCAAAAACGGACTGGCTGTTAGTGACAAAAACTCCCCCCATTCCTAATTTAATTCAGTCTTGGGATTTAGGAGCAGGAGAATCTGCGGTTTTGAGTTGGGGATATTTCCACTCAAACACTGAAGTGATTTTAGATGATTTAATGGCTCGACGTTGCGCCAATGCTTTAAAAATTCCAGTACGAGGAACGTTGGGAATTGTTCTTTTAGCTAAACAACGAGGAGCGATTCCTTCTGCTCGTCCAATACTAGCAACTTAA
- a CDS encoding DEAD/DEAH box helicase has product MQNSVLHSHCQQYFPKFNFYKHQEDAIHRAQNNEPYVLTTGTGSGKSITYIVPIIDDLCRNPDLKGVRAILVYPMNALINSQKQEFEKYLENAGHSHIRVEQYTGQET; this is encoded by the coding sequence ATCCAAAACAGCGTTCTCCATTCCCACTGTCAGCAGTATTTCCCCAAGTTTAACTTCTACAAACATCAAGAAGACGCGATTCACCGCGCCCAAAATAATGAACCCTACGTCCTCACCACAGGAACAGGTTCAGGAAAAAGCATTACCTACATTGTTCCCATAATAGATGACCTCTGTCGCAACCCAGACTTAAAAGGGGTAAGGGCGATTCTAGTCTATCCGATGAATGCGCTAATTAACTCCCAGAAACAGGAGTTTGAGAAATATTTAGAAAATGCAGGTCATTCTCACATTCGCGTTGAACAATACACTGGACAAGAAACTTAA
- a CDS encoding UPF0175 family protein, with translation MPEIKINLPEEILSARRLPPDDFVRDLRLAAAIHWYQRNEISQEKAAQVAGLNRRDFLAALAREEVDVFTVDLEDLKRELENG, from the coding sequence ATGCCTGAAATTAAAATTAATTTACCCGAAGAAATCTTATCGGCTCGTCGTCTTCCTCCAGATGATTTTGTCCGTGACTTGCGTTTAGCAGCAGCGATTCACTGGTATCAGAGAAACGAAATTTCTCAAGAAAAAGCGGCTCAAGTTGCAGGGTTAAATCGTCGAGATTTTTTAGCAGCTTTAGCCAGAGAAGAAGTTGATGTGTTTACCGTTGACTTGGAAGACTTAAAACGAGAATTAGAAAATGGCTGA